In Schizosaccharomyces osmophilus chromosome 1, complete sequence, the genomic window GTCTCTTTGCTTCgttttcattcctttctAAACTACAAATATGAATATATTGTATGCAATATTAGTGCTATCAACAACGGCCTCGTGGCCCAATGGTCAAGGCGCCTGACTACGGATCAGGAGATTCCAGGTTCGACTCCTGGCGGGGTCATTATTTTTGGCAACTTCAAATCTGCAGACTGCAGTAGTGATAAGccaagtttttgttttatgtCTTGGTAGCCTTTATTTTGCTACTGTTCAAAGCTGTTTACTTACTTGGAATTCATCGTGGTTTACTTGATTCTGCCgtatctttttttattcttcaatttcGGTATTTTATATAACTTATTTCAGTAAATGTCGTTATTTGGATGTCATACGTTACCGTAGCTCTCGCTATTTGAGTCGGCTTCCTTCAAAAGGGCGTTCGTCCCTTTGCATAAAGCGTAAACAAACCTAGCAAGTTCCGATTTTGCGTCCTTGACGATGTCTGCTTCAGTTCATAAAAAACTACGTTCTTTCAAATTATCCCAGATGGTATGGATTCTCGGGTGATGAAAAATTGCtaatttttcaatctttAGGATCTTGAACAATCATTATGGGACATGGCAAACCTGTTTCGTGCACCTCGCCGCGTTTATCGATCGATTAATTTACGAGTATGTAATCTCTAAGAACCCTTCTCGATGAGGACGAGTCGTAATGATCTGCTTTTTTCTAACACGCGTCTAGAAACGTATGCAAAACACTCTTTGCCCGAAAGACATCATATGAAAATACATGGGCTTCGTTTACTAATGCTTCATGCTATAGAAACTATCAACCAGTATGGACGTGAAGACCTCTCATTTATCACCTTGTTTTCCAGTTTAATTATATTTACATCATTCTGTTGggcctttttttttgaaagctcTCTCAAAGGATACATTTCCCTTTTGTGTTCCATGCTGTTTGTCGATTTTCTGGCTGTTGGGGTCATCCTTTCCTCCATTTACTACTTTGTCgcaaaaaagtttcttctCAAGGGCATTTATCGGGAATCTGCATCCGTTGGttcatttcaaaatcaattgGAATGGAAATATTGCTTTGATATTCATTGCaactctttctttcctgtCTTTGTACTTTTATACATTCTCCAGTTGATCCTTTTACCCATTATCAGCGGCTCAAATTTGTACGTGTATTTATTGTCTAGGTCTATGTCTTTGTCTCTAACCGACAAAAAGTGTTTCTCTATTTTTAGGAAACTCGCTTTATTTAGTTGCCCTTTGCTACTATACCTATTTAACTTTTATCGGATATCAAAGTACGTgctattttttaaaaaaaaatctattgtgagctcttttttctaatgaatGTACAGCTTTACCCTTTCTAAAGGATACACACACTCTGTTGATTCCTATACCCATGTTTCTCATTATGTGGGCTTTGTCACTCTTGGGTTACAACGTTCCTCAACACATTATTTCTGTGTATTTCAGAAATGATGCTTAATCACGGTTTTTTTTGGCAGTCATGGTTTCAATTCTGCTAATTGTTATTGAGCAAACCAAAGAAATGCAATTCAACGATCctcttctccttctttgtATATTAACGTACTTGTCATGTTTCCTTAATTTTTATAACGCGAAACGATTATTTGGACACTAATCAAATCTCAAAGAGAATTTACGAACATTGTCATTTTgtaactttttatttttttattactttctttcataCACTTCTTTTCGTCGTTTCTTCGTTGCTTCTTTCGTGAATTGCCTTATGAATCGTAATTGGTTAACTACAAAAGTTTGGCTTGGTACGCCAGATGTGAATGTTTCCGATCAAGAAACCCCAGACCAATATTCTACGTTTTTAGGTGATTCTCCTgtatttttggaaaatgttTCCGTAAATCCAGATGATATTCGGTGCGGAAATTGTAACTCTTACTGTCGGTTTTTGCTTCAGTGTTATGCACCCATAGAAGGtgatgaaagcaaagaacGCGCGTTATACATTTGGGCTTGTCACGACCAGGCCTGTAGAAGATCGTCCAAATCGGTCATTTGCCTTCGTGGTGTTCAAGTGGTCCAATATTCAAAACAGGAAACTGAACCACCTAAAAAGGCACCTGCCGAAGAAGTTTCAAAACCAACAAAAATCAATCCATTTACCTCTTCCTCTAGTAGTACCACAAAGGCTTCTAATCCCTTCTCtagttctttttcttcgcCAAATCCTTTCGCCTTGTCTTCTCAGCCGTCGTCTCCTTGCCCTGATCCGCCTAAGgatgaaaagcatttgaTTAAAACGCAGAATTCGTTTGCTGCTATGGCACTTACTGGTGCTAACAAGAATCcagaaacgaaaaactCTTCTTCCGATAAAGTATATGTTGACGCTCAGAATATGCCAATTCATCCTCAAGTCACTACTACATATGATTATCCTATGATTCCCAAATTTCCAGGCATGTTTTTGACTCTTGACTCAGAATATTTGCCGAAGTCATTAAaggcaaaagaaatgaaaaaaggtTCAAGTTCTTTAAAGATACAGGAAACTATGGACTCGTATGGAAATTGGGATAATGAGTCTTATGAGAAATCACCTGCTGTCTATGAAAAGGCTTTTCGGAATTTTACTGATCTTATATCACATAACCCTACTCAGTGTGTGCGTTATGAACGGGGAGGGAAGCCCCTCTTATCTTCTAGTAGAGATACCGTTGGAAAAATGTTTAACAACGCTGATCCTTACACTAATACTTTACCAGTATGTTCTCTTTGCAAGTCTCCGAGAATCTTTGAAATGCAGCTTATGCCTTACTCCATATCTGTACTCGACGATGAGGTGGCAGAATGGTCTACAATCTTGGTTGCTACTTGTTCTGTGGACTGCAGACCACCATTAAATAAGTATCAAGTTGGCTATGCAAAGGAATGGGTTGGTATCCAATGGGAGTAAATGGGTTCATTAAAAGTTTATTTATGGTttatcaaatgaaaattatcACTAGGTATGGCTGAAACTAAGATGAAGTTGAAGTTTATAAAAATGTATGACAGGACTCTTTTCATTAAGCCACAAGGGCACATATCACATCTATGGTAAATGTTCTAATTCAGTTTAACCGTCGACTGTCCCGTATGTTCTTCTTGGACGTTGTTCACGTAGTATGTAAACTTAAACCGCATAGGTAATTCAGGAGTATCCGTAGATACGTTGGAAACGAACATTTCCTGATGAATCCCATTTTGTTGCAACGGAGACAAGCGAGTGCCAGACTGAGGTTTTAATTCCAAAGCATACTTTTTGGGTAAAGCAATAAAAGATTGTAAGTCTTCGATACTTTTAGAAGAATTGGAATTGGAATAAGTAGCAAGTAAAACATATCTTCCATCACAAACTTTTTTAGGTGCCAATTGGAACATCACATGttcattagaaaaaacAGTAGTAGGCAAAACGTTGGTGCCTGAAGGATCTGCTTGGTGAGATGATAAAGACatgtttgaaaagttttcagACAGAGAAATTGCGCCCACAGCTGGAGGTGTTTCAGTTCTATCGACAGAGTTTGGTATACCAGTAGGCAAATGGAGAGGACTGCTATTCTGGACGAAGGGTATCTGAGCATTTGAAGTGTTGGGTTGTATAGATGAGCCAACATCTAAGTCTATTAGCAAGTCCATGGCAGACTGAGATGCAGGAGTGGGAGCCGGATCGGTTGCGATATTCTCATTTGCATCCTTAGAAAGGTTAGAGGTTGATTGAAGGAGAGAATGAGCATTCGAAGATGTATGCTGCGCAGAGTGAAAGTCGCCTTTCAAAAGATGGTCATATTGGCTGAGTAAAGCGAGAATTAAAGACTTAAGGTCTATAACGCTACTGTAATATTCATCTGAAGAGTCcaactcttccaaaatcttGTCCACTTTAATGACAGCAGCTTTGAGGGAATAAGCAAGTTCTTCGTACAAATCACCCGCGGTGAGCTTATCcgattcttttatttcattaagCATTTCACCAAAAAGGGAGgcttttctctttaccTTTTCGAGCTCGACCAAGACATGTTCCTTGTATCGGCGTTTATGTTCGGAGTCATAACCGGCCATTACCTTCATAAGTTTGTTGGCTTCCATAAGATCGTGAGGGGTACCACGACGAATGTGCTCCTGAAGTTTGGCGGACATGGCATCGCggtcttctttttcaagttcttcaGCAGTTTTCAGCACTGATTTTTGACTTAACACAGCAAGGTTATCTTTTGCTATTTCAGGGAATGTATAACCTAAGAATGTTAGAAATCAAGCACATGACATTCATTCAAACCGGTTAGTTTGCTTATTTTACCTTTGTAAGACAAGAGTCTGTGCATGTCTCGGATGAAACCTAGGTCTTCATTGTAACGATCGGTACGGCAAATGGTTCGTCGCCATTCTTCAATAAGAGAAAGGATCATAATctgaattttatttaaacgAGAGGGAGGCCTTTCAGGAAATCGACGGACGAATTCGTTGAGGAACTCTTTGGTAGCGATTTGCAAATGAAATGCATAACCACAGTTTTTCACACAAATATCGAGAAGCTAGAAGAATGTAGGTCATTAGTATTGATTGCAACGATGTCTGAGGGTCATACATTCAGGGCTAGATAAGCTACTGTTGGATTTCGATCATTGACTTTTCTGACAATTGCGAAAGCAGCTTCACGAGGACTAGTAAAATGAAGGGTCAGCAAAATTCCAAACCTTAAAACAGGAgtatcttcttcttcactcATACATATTTCCCTGCGCTTGATTGATCAAGTCAGTGATGTCCAAGTTTAGAGCCAAGTCGGGCTCAAACGTGAATGGTTCCGTAGCATTTTCTGACATTAGCTTTTAGTTTCTTGAATCTTAACTTACGAATTAAACGGTAAAGCTTGCGTTTTGAACTCGACATGAATCCTACGTTTGAATTCCTCTTGGCGTTTGGAAACTCTTCTGCTCTTACATCGCTCGCTCA contains:
- the trs401 gene encoding SSU-rRNA maturation protein Tsr4-like protein 1 Tsr401, with product MNRNWLTTKVWLGTPDVNVSDQETPDQYSTFLGDSPVFLENVSVNPDDIRCGNCNSYCRFLLQCYAPIEGDESKERALYIWACHDQACRRSSKSVICLRGVQVVQYSKQETEPPKKAPAEEVSKPTKINPFTSSSSSTTKASNPFSSSFSSPNPFALSSQPSSPCPDPPKDEKHLIKTQNSFAAMALTGANKNPETKNSSSDKVYVDAQNMPIHPQVTTTYDYPMIPKFPGMFLTLDSEYLPKSLKAKEMKKGSSSLKIQETMDSYGNWDNESYEKSPAVYEKAFRNFTDLISHNPTQCVRYERGGKPLLSSSRDTVGKMFNNADPYTNTLPVCSLCKSPRIFEMQLMPYSISVLDDEVAEWSTILVATCSVDCRPPLNKYQVGYAKEWVGIQWE
- the gga22 gene encoding Golgi localized Arf binding gamma-adaptin-like protein Gga22 encodes the protein MSSSKRKLYRLIQNATEPFTFEPDLALNLDITDLINQAQGNIPREAAFAIVRKVNDRNPTVAYLALNLLDICVKNCGYAFHLQIATKEFLNEFVRRFPERPPSRLNKIQIMILSLIEEWRRTICRTDRYNEDLGFIRDMHRLLSYKGYTFPEIAKDNLAVLSQKSVLKTAEELEKEDRDAMSAKLQEHIRRGTPHDLMEANKLMKVMAGYDSEHKRRYKEHVLVELEKVKRKASLFGEMLNEIKESDKLTAGDLYEELAYSLKAAVIKVDKILEELDSSDEYYSSVIDLKSLILALLSQYDHLLKGDFHSAQHTSSNAHSLLQSTSNLSKDANENIATDPAPTPASQSAMDLLIDLDVGSSIQPNTSNAQIPFVQNSSPLHLPTGIPNSVDRTETPPAVGAISLSENFSNMSLSSHQADPSGTNVLPTTVFSNEHVMFQLAPKKVCDGRYVLLATYSNSNSSKSIEDLQSFIALPKKYALELKPQSGTRLSPLQQNGIHQEMFVSNVSTDTPELPMRFKFTYYVNNVQEEHTGQSTVKLN
- the mug16 gene encoding UNC-50 family protein, implicated in vesicle-mediated transport; the protein is MLFVDFLAVGVILSSIYYFVAKKFLLKGIYRESASVGSFQNQLEWKYCFDIHCNSFFPVFVLLYILQLILLPIISGSNFVSLFLGNSLYLVALCYYTYLTFIGYQTLPFLKDTHTLLIPIPMFLIMWALSLLGYNVPQHIISVYFRNDA